In a genomic window of Tripterygium wilfordii isolate XIE 37 chromosome 8, ASM1340144v1, whole genome shotgun sequence:
- the LOC120004609 gene encoding probable terpene synthase 6, which translates to MAATTQSTEAPRRLANFAPTVWGHEDFASFASDQDSVYGLYTKRVEELKVQVKDVLLSTNDIVEKVELIDLLGRLGISYHFESEIEDQLRQNFDVIKTKLVDDNDYGLYAISLLFRVFRQHGYKMSCDVFDKFKGDDGKLKKSLASDVKGMLSLYEASHLSMHGEDVLDEALGFSKTSLHSMVTLLNPHFANQVSHALQQPYHKGIPRIESRQYINFYEEDESRNEILLKLAKIDFNRVQLLHQQELSHVSRWYKDLEIASKFPYARDRIAEIYMWTVGSNFEPHYGRVRIFLTKSVTMISILDDTYDAYGTIEELRLLTDAIDGWDIGAIDELPDYMKVLYKMILNLYDEFEHELRNEGRSSCVAYARDALREMVKAYHVEAEWCNKGYVPTFDEYMENALITSCYHAIPAACFLGMGDIAGRKEFEWLKSIPKIVRASEMIGRLMDDIMSHKEEQKRGHVASSVECFMKQYGVSTEEEVVQDFQIRVANAWKDINEECVRPTAVSLHLLMPILNLTRIIDVVYKKEDGYSNPVNLKEHVKSLFIQQIPMQD; encoded by the exons ATGGCAGCGACCACCCAATCCACGGAGGCTCCACGGCGGTTGGCTAACTTCGCCCCCACCGTTTGGGGTCACGAGGACTTTGCTTCCTTTGCTTCGGATCAAGACTCG GTGTATGGATTGTACACAAAGAGAGTAGAGGAGCTGAAAGTGCAAGTGAAAGATGTGTTGTTGTCTACAAACGAtattgtggagaaagttgagttgATCGACTTGTTGGGTCGTCTCGGTATTTCATATCACTTTGAGAGTGAGATTGAAGATCAGCTTAGGCAAAATTTCGACGTAATCAAAACTAAACTCGTCGATGACAATGACTACGGCTTGTACGCTATTTCACTTCTATTCCGTGTCTTCAGACAACATGGTTACAAAATGTCTTGTG ACGTGTTTGACAAGTTTAAGGGAGATGATGGGAAATTGAAGAAGAGTCTAGCTAGTGATGTGAAGGGGATGCTAAGCTTGTATGAAGCTTCTCACTTGAGCATGCATGGAGAGGATGTTTTGGATGAAGCACTCGGTTTTTCAAAAACTTCTCTTCATTCCATGGTGACCCTATTGAACCCACATTTCGCAAACCAAGTTTCCCATGCATTGCAACAACCTTATCACAAGGGCATACCAAGAATCGAGTCGAGGCAATACATCAATTTCTACGAAGAAGACGAGTCTAGAAATGAAATTCTGCTCAAATTGGCGAAAATCGATTTTAATCGCGTACAATTATTGCACCAACAAGAGCTAAGTCATGTCTCAAG GTGGTATAAAGACTTGGAGATTGCTTCAAAATTTCCTTATGCAAGAGATAGAATTGCTGAAATCTACATGTGGACTGTTGGATCTAACTTCGAACCACATTATGGACGTGTTCGAATTTTTCTTACCAAAAGTGTGACAATGATATCAATCTTAGATGACACATATGATGCATATGGTACAATTGAAGAACTCCGGCTGTTGACCGACGCAATAGATGG GTGGGACATTGGTGCCATTGACGAACTACCAGATTACATGAAAGTTCTTTACAAGATGATTTTGAATCTCTACGATGAATTCGAACACGAATTGAGAAATGAAGGAAGATCTTCTTGCGTCGCTTATGCTAGAGATGCG TTAAGAGAAATGGTGAAAGCATATCATGTTGAAGCCGAATGGTGCAACAAAGGTTACGTACCAACATTTGATGAGTACATGGAGAATGCATTGATCACAAGTTGTTATCATGCAATCCCAGCTGCATGTTTTCTAGGCATGGGGGACATTGCAGGAAGAAAAGAATTTGAATGGCTCAAAAGCATCCCAAAGATCGTTAGGGCTTCTGAGATGATCGGTCGTCTCATGGACGACATAATGTCACACAAG GAGGAGCAAAAGAGGGGGCATGTTGCCTCAAGTGTTGAGTGCTTCATGAAGCAATATGGAGTGTCGACTGAGGAAGAGGTGGTTCAAGATTTCCAGATTAGGGTTGCGAATGCATGGAAggatatcaatgaagaatgtgTGAGACCAACTGCTGTGTCTCTTCATCTTCTGATGCCAATTCTAAACCTAACTCGCATCATTGATGTTGTCTACAAGAAGGAAGATGGGTATTCAAATCCAGTGAATTTGAAGGAGCATGTCAAGTCCTTGTTCATTCAACAAATACCAATGCAAGATTAA
- the LOC120004610 gene encoding N-terminal acetyltransferase B complex catalytic subunit NAA20 isoform X1, whose translation MTTIRRFCCNDLLRFASVNLDHLTETFNMSFYMTYLARWPDYFHVAEAPGNRVMGYIMGKVEGQGESWHGHVTAVTVSPEYRRQQLAKKLMNLLEDISDNIDKAYFVDLFVRASNTPAIKMYEKLGYVIYRRVLRYYSGEEDGLDMRKALSRDVEKKSIIPLKRPITPDELEYD comes from the exons ATGACGACGATTCGCCGATTCTGCTGCAACGATCTTCTTCGTTTTGCTTCTGTTAACCTTGACCATCTTACTGAAACT TTCAACATGTCATTCTATATGACTTATCTGGCAAGATGGCCGGACTATTTCCATGTCGCCGAAGCGCCCGGTAACCGAGTCATGGGCTACA TTATGGGAAAAGTTGAGGGTCAAGGGGAGTCCTGGCATGGTCATGTAACGGCAGTTACTGTTTCTCCAGAGTACCGTCGGCAGCAATTGGCTAAGAAACTAATGAATCTGCTGGAAGACATCAGTGATAACAT TGATAAAGCGTACTTTGTGGATCTTTTTGTGAGGGCATCAAACACACCAGCCATCAAGATGTATGAAAAG CTTGGTTATGTGATCTATAGACGAGTGCTTCGCTATTACTCAGGAGAGGAAGATGGATTAG ATATGAGGAAAGCATTGTCACGGGATGTTGAAAAGAAATCTATCATCCCCCTTAAGCGGCCCATCACTCCTGACGAATTGGAGTATGATTAG
- the LOC120004610 gene encoding N-terminal acetyltransferase B complex catalytic subunit NAA20 isoform X2: protein MSFYMTYLARWPDYFHVAEAPGNRVMGYIMGKVEGQGESWHGHVTAVTVSPEYRRQQLAKKLMNLLEDISDNIDKAYFVDLFVRASNTPAIKMYEKLGYVIYRRVLRYYSGEEDGLDMRKALSRDVEKKSIIPLKRPITPDELEYD from the exons ATGTCATTCTATATGACTTATCTGGCAAGATGGCCGGACTATTTCCATGTCGCCGAAGCGCCCGGTAACCGAGTCATGGGCTACA TTATGGGAAAAGTTGAGGGTCAAGGGGAGTCCTGGCATGGTCATGTAACGGCAGTTACTGTTTCTCCAGAGTACCGTCGGCAGCAATTGGCTAAGAAACTAATGAATCTGCTGGAAGACATCAGTGATAACAT TGATAAAGCGTACTTTGTGGATCTTTTTGTGAGGGCATCAAACACACCAGCCATCAAGATGTATGAAAAG CTTGGTTATGTGATCTATAGACGAGTGCTTCGCTATTACTCAGGAGAGGAAGATGGATTAG ATATGAGGAAAGCATTGTCACGGGATGTTGAAAAGAAATCTATCATCCCCCTTAAGCGGCCCATCACTCCTGACGAATTGGAGTATGATTAG
- the LOC120003639 gene encoding F-box protein SKIP17-like, whose amino-acid sequence PLRVRLPDSNTVVNQKRTPISLSYLPPIDSFHLTSITMAKRPCPCPSSSTTTSTATVSAQNHTFPNLNPQTDHLLNAFLGLADSPSHSLDICLDRLLDSSTCDANQSVLIDRVHKLGSVLVDAANRAARKRASKHNSLIWPLPPDLTIKVFSMLDTQSLCFASASCSMFNKCALDPLCYANIDLTTVVPKVNNAVVSIMIQRAGRVLESLKLGIVPGPTSSPGSCQPLVYTIRNFVDVSKFSWTDKKPRQGKESSILTRSCLNSLSGDNSAAGTLLRRLHLYNIERMDGASLSGALSACPSLLDLEIVGLHVELRQTLMSVSMFCPLIERLFFESSKTGQDDSLKSPTCVDLVNNCPNLTSLALRGFKLHDYKVRILLKGFRKLNYVDFSTSYSITGMFLRNLGSSLGGHLLEVLILRDCMHLREVEVARLLTAILSGDFKFLQHLDISNREGLASEGDWYQRCYNSSLIPVRQVLQERPGMCLLAEFPSEGSFFGLDIDLNSDISLPSQLSSHTSDGSSFTSSLESSYSSDQSSGNEENRDSGGVIFEESSDEVDFLPG is encoded by the exons CCCCTTCGTGTCCGTCTTCCAGACTCTAACACCGTCGTCAATCAGAAACGAACGCCAATATCACTCTCTTATCTACCTCCAATCGATTCCTTCCACCTCACCTCGATCACCATGGCCAAACGCCCCTGCCCTTGCCCCtcttcctccaccaccacctccaccgccACCGTTTCTGCTCAAAATCATACGTTCCCGAACCTAAACCCCCAGACGGACCATCTCCTTAACGCATTTCTCGGCCTCGCAGACTCCCCCTCGCACTCCCTCGACATCTGCCTCGATCGCCTCCTCGACTCCTCCACTTGCGATGCCAATCAGTCCGTGCTCATCGATCGCGTCCACAAATTGGGCTCTGTCCTCGTCGACGCTGCCAACCGCGCCGCCCGAAAGCGCGCTTCCAAACACAATTCTCTTATCTGGCCTCTCCCTCCGGATCTAACTATCAAG GTCTTCTCCATGCTCGACACACAAAGCTTGTGCTTTGCTTCTGCATCATGCTCAATGTTCAATAAGTGTGCCCTGGATCCATTGTGCTATGCAAATATCGACTTGACGACAGTTGTCCCAAAAGTCAATAATGCAGTGGTATCTATAATGATTCAACGAGCAGGAAGAGTCCTTGA GTCTCTTAAGCTTGGCATAGTTCCAGGCCCTACTTCGTCTCCTGGATCTTGTCAACCATTGGTTTATACCATCAGAAATTTTGTAGATGTATCTAAATTTTCATGGACCGATAAAAAGCCCAGGCAGGGGAAGGAGTCATCCATTCTTACAAGATCCTGCTTAAACTCTTTAAGTGGGGACAATAGTGCTGCTGG AACTCTTTTGAGAAGGTTGCACCTTTACAATATTGAAAGAATGGACGGTGCATCGCTTAGTGGGGCATTATCAGCTTGCCCCTCTCTTCTTGATCTGGAGATTGTTGGTCT ACATGTTGAATTGAGGCAAACATTGATGTCCGTGAGCATGTTTTGTCCCTTGATAGAGCGTTTATTCTTCGAGTCATCCAAAACAG GACAAGATGACAGTTTGAAGTCACCAACATGTGTTGACCTGGTAAACAATTGCCCGAATCTAACTTCACTGGCACTCAGGGGTTTTAAGCTACATGATTATAAAGTTCGCATTCTCCTTAAG GGatttcgaaagctaaactatgtTGACTTTTCAACATCGTATTCAATTACCGGAATGTTTTTGAG GAACCTTGGAAGCAGCTTAGGTGGTCATCTACTAGAGGTTTTGATTTTGAGGGACTGTATGCACCTTAGAGAG GTGGAAGTTGCTCGATTATTGACAGCAATTCTTTCAGGAGATTTCAAGTTCCTTCAACATCTT GACATATCCAATAGGGAAGGCTTAGCTTCTGAAGGTGACTGGTATCAGAGGTGTTACAACTCAAG TCTAATCCCCGTAAGGCAGGTCTTGCAAGAGAGGCCTGGCATGTGCTTATTGGCTGAGTTTCCTTCAGAAGGAAG TTTCTTTGGTCTTGACATCGATTTGAATAGTGACATCAGTCTGCCATCCCAGCTGAGCAGTCATACATCAGATGGTTCTTCGTTTACGAGTTCGTTGGAGAGCAGCTATAGTAGTGATCAGAGTAGTGGCAACGAGGAGAATCGAGATTCTGGTGGTGTAATTTTTGAGGAAAGCTCAGATGAAGTTGACTTTTTGCCTGGCTAG
- the LOC120003260 gene encoding uncharacterized protein LOC120003260 isoform X2 — translation MRDFPSCFGESGVQVADSSSSGTTRTAQNLVTCVYQCKLRGHSCLITVTWTKNLVGQGLSISIDDLSNHCLCKFDIKPWLFSKRKGCKNVDLDSGKIDIYWDFCNAKFGSGPEPVEGFYLAVTFNQELVLLLGDLKKEAYRKIDKTSVHSNAIFIAKREHISGKKFYGAKAQFTDRGQMHDVTIECDTVDLKDPCLVIRIDSKTVMQVKRLKWKFRGNHTILVDGLPVEVFWDVHNWLFGNAMGNAVFMFQTCLSAEKMWSTQSVFDPSVLSWKSSSQAKDYPGD, via the exons ATGAGGGATTTTCCTTCCTGTTTTGGTGAAAGTGGAGTCCAAGTTGCTGATTCTTCATCTTCAGGTACCACCAGAACTGCTCAAAACTTGGTTACTTGTGTTTATCAATGTAAATTACGTGGTCATTCTTGCTTAATTACTGTTACTTGGACCAAGAATCTGGTGGGTCAAGGACTTAGCatttctattgatgatttgtcCAATCATTGCCTCTGTAAATTCGATATAAAACCATGGTTGTTCTCTAAGAGAAAAGGGTGTAAGAATGTCGATTTGGATTCTGGTAAGATTGACATATATTGGGACTTCTGTAATGCTAAATTTGGGTCTGGACCTGAGCCTGTTGAGGGTTTCTATTTGGCTGTGACCTTTAACCAAGAATTGGTTTTACTTCTTGGGGATCTGAAGAAGGAAGCATACAGAAAGATTGACAAAACCTCTGTTCATTCTAATGccattttcattgcaaagagaGAGCACATATCTGGAAAGAAGTTTTATGGTGCAAAAGCTCAATTTACTGACAGGGGGCAGATGCATGATGTTACAATTGAGTGTGACACAGTCGATCTTAAAGACCCGTGTCTTGTGATCCGCATTGACAGTAAGACAGTGATGCAGGTGAAGCGGCTCAAATGGAAGTTCCGGGGCAACCATACGATTCTGGTGGATGGGCTTCCGGTTGAAGTGTTTTGGGATGTACATAACTGGCTGTTTGGTAATGCTATGGGCAATGCAGTTTTTATGTTCCAAACTTGTCTCTCCGCGGAGAAGATGTGGTCGACCCAATCAGTCTTTGATCCTTCTGTATTGTCCTGGAAGAGCTCTTCACAAGCTAAGGATTACCCAG GTGACTGA
- the LOC120003260 gene encoding uncharacterized protein LOC120003260 isoform X1: protein MRDFPSCFGESGVQVADSSSSGTTRTAQNLVTCVYQCKLRGHSCLITVTWTKNLVGQGLSISIDDLSNHCLCKFDIKPWLFSKRKGCKNVDLDSGKIDIYWDFCNAKFGSGPEPVEGFYLAVTFNQELVLLLGDLKKEAYRKIDKTSVHSNAIFIAKREHISGKKFYGAKAQFTDRGQMHDVTIECDTVDLKDPCLVIRIDSKTVMQVKRLKWKFRGNHTILVDGLPVEVFWDVHNWLFGNAMGNAVFMFQTCLSAEKMWSTQSVFDPSVLSWKSSSQAKDYPGLGFSLVLYAWKNE, encoded by the coding sequence ATGAGGGATTTTCCTTCCTGTTTTGGTGAAAGTGGAGTCCAAGTTGCTGATTCTTCATCTTCAGGTACCACCAGAACTGCTCAAAACTTGGTTACTTGTGTTTATCAATGTAAATTACGTGGTCATTCTTGCTTAATTACTGTTACTTGGACCAAGAATCTGGTGGGTCAAGGACTTAGCatttctattgatgatttgtcCAATCATTGCCTCTGTAAATTCGATATAAAACCATGGTTGTTCTCTAAGAGAAAAGGGTGTAAGAATGTCGATTTGGATTCTGGTAAGATTGACATATATTGGGACTTCTGTAATGCTAAATTTGGGTCTGGACCTGAGCCTGTTGAGGGTTTCTATTTGGCTGTGACCTTTAACCAAGAATTGGTTTTACTTCTTGGGGATCTGAAGAAGGAAGCATACAGAAAGATTGACAAAACCTCTGTTCATTCTAATGccattttcattgcaaagagaGAGCACATATCTGGAAAGAAGTTTTATGGTGCAAAAGCTCAATTTACTGACAGGGGGCAGATGCATGATGTTACAATTGAGTGTGACACAGTCGATCTTAAAGACCCGTGTCTTGTGATCCGCATTGACAGTAAGACAGTGATGCAGGTGAAGCGGCTCAAATGGAAGTTCCGGGGCAACCATACGATTCTGGTGGATGGGCTTCCGGTTGAAGTGTTTTGGGATGTACATAACTGGCTGTTTGGTAATGCTATGGGCAATGCAGTTTTTATGTTCCAAACTTGTCTCTCCGCGGAGAAGATGTGGTCGACCCAATCAGTCTTTGATCCTTCTGTATTGTCCTGGAAGAGCTCTTCACAAGCTAAGGATTACCCAGGTCTTGGTTTCTCACTTGTATTGTATGCTTGGAAAAATGAGTAG
- the LOC120004549 gene encoding uncharacterized protein LOC120004549: protein MSSLFSLACSNASVATLTSAPSKNFAIPVTSKSVSSLKSSPFSRRLYRNGYWISHRSKIRAKTADSDNGTSELASGGGGGSGNASTSLLSILCPLLKLFSGGDPSKNRSYSWEEATSSLSSLARFPWGSRSLADADTEENQETSSSAPKLLQLFEFEACPFCRRVREAMTELDLCVEVYPCPKGSVRHRQMVREFGGKEQFPFLIDPNTGISMYESGDIVKYLFQQYGKGKGPSTGLLESTLFTGWMPTILRAGRGMTLWDKARLDAPSQKLELFSYENNAHARIVREAFCELELPYILYNVGEGSQRKKLLLDMSGSQEVPYMIDPNTGAQIGDYKKILPYLFETYSLATV from the exons ATGTCGTCACTGTTCTCTCTAGCGTGTTCTAACGCCTCTGTAGCCACTCTCACTTCTGCGCCAAGCAAAAATTTCGCCATCCCCGTCACTTCGAAATCAGTTTCCTCTCTCAAATCCTCTCCGTTTTCCCGACGGCTCTATAGGAATGGTTACTGGATTTCTCACCGAAGCAAAATTCGGGCAAAAACCGCGGACTCCGATAATGGTACCAGCGAACTAGCTTCCGGCGGTGGCGGTGGAAGTGGAAATGCATCGACTAGTTTATTGTCCATTCTTTGCCCGTTGCTCAAGCTCTTCTCT GGGGGAGATCCTTCTAAGAATAGAAGTTATTCTTGGGAG GAAGCAACATCTTCTTTGTCAAGTTTGGCAAGATTTCCGTGGGGATCAAGATCATTGGCAGATGCTGATACTGAGGAAAATCAAGAGACATCTAGTTCAGCACCTAAGCTTTTGCAGCTCTTTGAATTTG AAGCATGCCCCTTTTGCAGGAGGGTTCGAGAAGCCATGACTGAGCTAGATCTTTGTGTAGAG GTCTATCCTTGTCCAAAAGGTTCTGTAAGACATAGACAAATGGTCAgagaatttggtggcaaagaACA GTTTCCTTTCCTGATTGACCCAAATACTGGAATTTCAATGTATGAAAGTG GTGACATTGTGAAATACCTTTTTCAGCAATACGGTAAAGGGAAAGGCCCCTCAACAGGGCTTTTGGAAAG CACATTGTTCACAGGATGGATGCCAACAATTCTTCGAGCAGGTAGAGGGATGACCTTATGGGATAAAGCCAGACTAGATGCACCATCCCAAAAATTGGAACTTTTCTCATATGAGAACAATGCG CATGCACGAATTGTGCGAGAGGCATTCTGCGAATTGGAGCTTCCATATATCCTCTACAATGTGGGAGAAGGGTCTCAACGGAAAAAGTTGCTTCTTGACATGTCTGGATCCCAGGAG GTGCCTTACATGATTGATCCCAATACTGGTGCTCAAATTGGTGACTACAAGAAGATCTTACCTTACTTGTTTGAGACATATTCGTTAGCCACTGTCTAG
- the LOC120004548 gene encoding queuine tRNA-ribosyltransferase accessory subunit 2-like, producing the protein MICTSLKPFPKPNLVKVANPTQLWLHHHHHYREGMKFAVKAWSNGKARAGSLQIGSLPTPMETPCLLLSTRKGLPAFISPDLLPSLPSPDSHLLQVSPLQFLEGLSTKTISNIGGLHQLLGLHEHVFVAVARDSIQCLPEFKSTNKIGASFETPCGRCLVKPADYMQMISSMRPNIWTTLADEVPAWVSDKRNKTSVDRTVKWLDECIASSSAGGFVFGAIVGGYNVEERQRCAQETAKRNLSGYWIAGFGLGESMEERPALLNAVTDRLPEEKPRLICGLGLPEEVLQGVASGIDLFDSSYIYHLTLGGFALSFPLDGNEISTSAFQSPHLGSDQTKINLKATVYRKDITPIVESCGCYTCQNHTKAYINHLLNVHEMLAQILLEIHNTHHYLMFFRLIREAIKKGEFRQKFIQNRRAHLAAATACA; encoded by the exons ATGATTTGTACGAGCCTAAAACCCTTCCCTAAACCCAATCTTGTCAAAGTAGCAAATCCGACACAGCTTTGgttgcaccaccaccaccactaccgAGAGGGCATGAAGTTCGCGGTCAAGGCATGGAGTAACGGCAAGGCACGGGCGGGGTCACTTCAGATAGGCAGCCTGCCGACCCCAATGGAGACTCCATGTCTCCTCCTCTCGACTCGTAAAGGACTGCCCGCGTTTATATCCCCTGACCTTCTTCCCTCTTTGCCTTCCCCGGACTCTCATCTTCTTCAAGTCAGTCCTCTCCAATT TTTGGAAGGTCtttcaacaaaaacaatatCAAATATTGGTGGACTCCACCAGCTGCTTGGTTTGCATGAACACGTGTTTGTTGCTGTAGCAAGGGATTCCATCCAGTGCCTTCCAGAATTCAAAAGCACAAACAAAATTGGAGCATCTTTTGAGACTCCTTGTGGTCGTTGTTTG GTTAAACCTGCCGACTACATGCAAATGATTTCTTCCATGAGACCAAATATTTGGACCACTTTGGCTGATGAAGTGCCAGCATGGGTATCTGATAAGAGGAACAAGACCTCAGTAGACCGAACTGTTAAATGGCTGGATGAGTGCATTGCATCAAGCTCG GCAGGTGGATTTGTTTTTGGAGCAATTGTTGGAGGATATAATGTAGAAGAACGACAGCGATGTGCCCAAGAAACAGCCAAGCGAAATTTATCAG GCTATTGGATCGCAGGTTTTGGGCTTGGTGAGAGTATGGAAGAGCGTCCTGCTTTGCTTAATGCAGTTACT GATAGATTACCAGAGGAAAAGCCGCGTCTGATCTGTGGGCTTGGACTTCCAG AGGAGGTCTTGCAGGGTGTGGCTTCTGGAATCGATCTTTTTGACTCATC GTATATTTACCATCTCACGCTTGGAGGCTTTGCTCTTTCATTTCCATTGGATGGCAATGAGATTAGTACATCTGCTTTTCAGTCGCCTCATTTGGGAAGtgatcaaacaaaaattaatctGAAAGCAACGGTTTACAG GAAAGACATTACACCAATTGTTGAAAGTTGTGGTTGCTATACCTGCCAGAATCATACTAAAGCATATATCAATCATCTACTCAATGTTCATGAAATGCTGGCACAGATACTTCTAGAAAT ACATAATACTCACCATTATCTCATGTTCTTCCGCTTAATAAGAGAAGCAATCAAGAAAGGTGAATTTCGACAGAAGTTCATTCAGAATAGGCGTGCTCATCTTGCCGCAGCGACTGCTTGTGCATGA